The following DNA comes from Herpetosiphonaceae bacterium.
GACACTCCGCCTTCGGCCAGATGCAGGTGGCGGCGGGCGTCGTGATCGATATGAGCACGCTCAACACGATCCACTCGATCGACGGAGATCGCGCCGTGGTCGACGCGGGCGCGCTGTGGAGCGATCTGCTCAAGGCGGCGCTCCCGCGCAACCTGCGACCGCCCGTGCTGACGGATTTTATCGAGCTGTCGATCGGCGGCACGCTGGCGCTTGGCGGCATCGGCGGCACCAGCTACCGCTACGGCGCGCAGGTCGATACGGCGCTTGAGCTTGAGGTTGTCACCGGCGAGGGCCAGCGCGAGGTCTGCTCGGCCACGCATAACCGCGATCTCTTCGAGGCGACGCTGGCCGGGCTGGGCCAGTGCGCGATCATCGTGCGGGCCACGCTCAGGCTCGTCCCTGCCGCATCCTCGGCGCGCTTCTTCCGCCTCTTCTACAGCGACCTCGCTACCTTTACCCGCGATCAACGCCTGCTGATCGCCGACGGACGCTTCGATCATGTCGGCGGGCAGGGAGCGCCCAACGGCAGCGGCGGCTGGACCTACATTCTGGAGGCGGCGAACTTCTTCACGCCGCCCGCCGCGCCCGACAACGCGCGCCTGCTGGCGGGCCTGAGCTACACGCCGGGCAGCGCGCAGATCGTCGACCGCTCGTTCTTCGACTTCGCCAACCGATTCGCGGCGGTCGTCGCGGCGCAGAAGGCTAACGGCACGTGGTACTATCCGCATCCACGCTTTGGCGCGTTCGTGCCCGCCGCCACAGTCGACCTGTTCGTCTCCGAGGTCTGGACGCGCCTCGATCCGAACGATGCGGCGGCGATCGGTATTCTGCTCTACCCGATGCCGACCGCGCGCTTCACGCATCCGCTGATGCGCCTGCCCGACGACCGCGATGCGTTTTTCTACATTCTGAACCACACCGCGAAGCCCAACGCCGATGCGGTCAGCCGGGTAGTCGCCAATCACTACACGATCTATCAGCGCGGCCTTGAGCTGGGCATTACGCGCTACCCCTTCGACGCGATCCCGTTCTCGCGCCACGACTGGCAGCGGCACTTCCAGCCGTACTGGGGCAGGCTGGTGAGCACCAAGCGCCGCTACGATCCCGACAATCTGTTGACGCCGGGACAGGGGATTTTTTAAGGCCCTCACCCCGTCGCTGACGCGACACCCCTTCCCCGCGCTCAGGCGGGCCTCCGCCTTCGCTGTGCAGGAGAGGGGATCTTTGTGCCCGTGCTAACGCGCCCTCTCCTATGCCGCAGGCCGCGCGGGTTCCCTTACCCGCGCGCGTGGGGAAGGGGCGGGTGCCCTCTGGGCATGGTGAGGGCCAGCCTACGCCGTGATCACGTTGCTGCTGCGGTTGCTGGCGAAATGATCGACGATCTGCCTGGTGAACTTGCCGATGTCGCGCGAGGTACGGCCCGTGAGCAGGTTGCCGTCCAGCGCGTACGGCTCGTCCAACCACTCCGCGCCGGTATTGATCACATCGTCCTTGATGCCGGGCCACGCCGTGAGCCTCCGCGTGCGCAGCACTCCTGCGGAAACCAGCACCAGCGCGCCGTGTCCGACCACAGCGATCGGCTTGGCAGTGCGATCGAACGAGCGAACAAACTCCAGCACGCGCGTGCTCTGGCGCAGCCGCTCGGCGCTCACCGTGCCGCCCGGAATAAACAGCGCGCCGAACGATGCGGGATGCACCTCGTCGAGCGTGGCGTCGACCGGGATCTTGGCGCTGGGCTTGAGCCCACGGAACGCTTGAAGCTTGCCGGGCTGGAGCGAGAGGATGAAGATCTCCGCCCCGGCGCTGCGCAGCTTCTTGACCGCCGCGTCCAACTGGCCTTGCTCGACGCCATCGGCGGCCAGAATCGCCACCCGCATCTTTTTGAGCCGGTCCTTCTTCTTGCCGAACCCAAACATACCGCCTCCATAGCAACTGATTGCGATCGTGGATCAGGATCATCTCACAGGATACACCAGAGCGGCTGCAAGCCGTATGCCAGAAGCAGCCGCATTGTGACGCCGTGCAGTGTATAATCTGCTGTATTCGACACAGCCAATAGAGGCCATAGCTTAAAACACGTATGATCGCATCGCTTCGCGGCAATCTGCTAGCAACCGGCACCGACTACGCCATCATCGAGACAGGCGGCGTCGGCTTTCATGTCTTCGTGCCGCGCCCGGTCCTCGAAGGGCTCGGCCACATCGGCAACACCGTCCAGGTCTACACCTATCTGCACGTGCGCGAAGATGCGCTGGTGCTCTACGGCTTCGCGTCGATGGAGCAGCGCGTCTTTTTCGAGACGCTGATCGGCGTGACCGGCGTCGGGCCGCGCATGGCGCTGGGGCTGCTCTCGGCAGCGCCGCTCGACCAGCTACAGCTTGCCATCGCCAGCGAGAATACCGCGATCTTGTCGCAGGTGCCCGGCATCGGCAAGAAGACTGCCGCGCGCCTGGTGCTGGAATTGAAGGGCAAGCTCGACCTCAGCAAGCTGCCGACGACGGTCGCGGCTGCAACACCGGCAGCCTCGGCGATCAACGCCGAGCTGCAAGAGGTGCTGACAAGCCTGGGCTACAGCGCGCTTGAGGCTCAGTCAGCCGTCTCGTCGCTGCCCGCCGACGCGCCGCCGGAGCTTGAAGAGCGGCTGCGGCTGGCGCTGCGCTACTTTGGTGGAGTATGATCGCGCTGCTCTGGCTGCTGGGTGTGCTGGCCGGCCTCTGGCTGCTGGGCGTGCTGCTGTCGCGGCATATTCAAGGCTTGATCCTGCTGCTCACGGGCAGCTCGCGCATCGCCACCACGATCTATGACCTGCTGGTGCTGCCCGGCGTGGTGCTCCACGAGCTTAGCCATGTGGTCATCGCGCTGCTGCTGGGGCTGCGGGTGCTTCAGATCAACCTGTTTCAATTCCGCAGCCGCAACGATCCGCGCCAGGGCGAGGTGATCGTCACCAAGGCCGATCCGCTGCGCATGAGTCTGGTCGGCGCGGCGCCGCTGGTCGGCGGCCTGGCGGTGCTGCTGCTGCTGGTGCGCTGGCTCGACCCGCCGACCGTCGGCTTTGATCTGGCGGCGTTTGGTCAGCTTCGGCAGCAGCTACGCGATCCGATCGCGGCGCTTGGCGCGTACCTGCTCTTCGCCATCGCCAACACCATGTTTCCCAGCGAGGCCGACCGCCGGGCATGGTGGGTGGTGGGCGTGGTGGCGCTCGGCCTCGGCGTGGCGCTGCTGGCGCTCGGCGTGCGCCCGACGATCCCGCCCGCCTGGGTTGCGACGCTCGCGGCGCAGGCCGAGCAGCTTACCGCCGCGCTGCGTCCCGTCGTCGTCGTCGATGTCGTCTGTCTCGTCGTGGTGCTGATCCTCGAAATGTTGATCAGCCGGATTCGTGGTCGGCGCGTGCTCTACCACACGATCAAGGAGTAGCCGAGCGTCGCGCTCGCAGCCTAAGCTCGGCGGGACAAGAGCGCTATGCGTACGTAGGACTACCAGTATTAGAGTAACGTACCATCGGCTGTGGTATAGTTCAGGCCCCAGCCACTACAATCATTCTGTCATCTATCTGTCAGAAACGAATATATCGACAGCGGCTCGTATCCTGAAGGAGCTATATCATGGGAAATCGCACAACCGATAAGCGCACTCGCGTCGCCCTTGAGCCAGCCGACGACACCGCCCGGTCGACCAGCCTGGTTCCAGCCGCGCACCGGCGCACCATCCCGGTCGGCGACGCCAAGACGATCGTTGTGCATCCGCGCATTCCAACGCCCTACAAAGCAATGATCTGGTTTTCGTTTGGGCTGAATGTCGTCCTCCTTCTGCTCGTGATCGGCGGCGGTCTGATCGCGCTTAATCTCTACCGCGATGCCCAGTCGCAGCTTCAGGCGGGCGTCGATATGGACACGGCGGCGGGCCAGCGCATTCAGGAGATCCAGCAAAATCCTGCCGAGGCGCTCGAAACCGCGCGCTATAGCCTGGGCGAGCTGATGACCTCGATCGAGGGCTTGCAGAGCGCCCACATTCGCACCAACATCCCGATCGACCAGCAGCTTCCGATCAGCCTGTCGGTCCCGGTCAACCAGGAAACCGCCGTACGCACGACCGCGCCGGTGCCGCTGGTGGTGCCCGCGCGCTTTACGCTGCCGGGCGGCGGCGGTCAGATCAACGGCAGCGTGGCGCTCAGCCTGCCGGCGGGCCTGGAGCTGCCGGTCAACCTGAATATGACGATCCCGATCTCGTCGACCGTCCCGGTCAAGTTCGACGTTCCGGTCGACATCGC
Coding sequences within:
- the ruvA gene encoding Holliday junction branch migration protein RuvA; amino-acid sequence: MIASLRGNLLATGTDYAIIETGGVGFHVFVPRPVLEGLGHIGNTVQVYTYLHVREDALVLYGFASMEQRVFFETLIGVTGVGPRMALGLLSAAPLDQLQLAIASENTAILSQVPGIGKKTAARLVLELKGKLDLSKLPTTVAAATPAASAINAELQEVLTSLGYSALEAQSAVSSLPADAPPELEERLRLALRYFGGV
- a CDS encoding DJ-1/PfpI family protein; translation: MFGFGKKKDRLKKMRVAILAADGVEQGQLDAAVKKLRSAGAEIFILSLQPGKLQAFRGLKPSAKIPVDATLDEVHPASFGALFIPGGTVSAERLRQSTRVLEFVRSFDRTAKPIAVVGHGALVLVSAGVLRTRRLTAWPGIKDDVINTGAEWLDEPYALDGNLLTGRTSRDIGKFTRQIVDHFASNRSSNVITA
- a CDS encoding FAD-binding protein, which translates into the protein MNHPTSRRTFLKGMLAGAVVLGFDPHHRSWVTAAQAQPSFVDLPPFDGELHTDSASRAAAADDFGHIVQREPLAVLKPGSVEDIVRMVRFARQYGIQVAARGQGHSAFGQMQVAAGVVIDMSTLNTIHSIDGDRAVVDAGALWSDLLKAALPRNLRPPVLTDFIELSIGGTLALGGIGGTSYRYGAQVDTALELEVVTGEGQREVCSATHNRDLFEATLAGLGQCAIIVRATLRLVPAASSARFFRLFYSDLATFTRDQRLLIADGRFDHVGGQGAPNGSGGWTYILEAANFFTPPAAPDNARLLAGLSYTPGSAQIVDRSFFDFANRFAAVVAAQKANGTWYYPHPRFGAFVPAATVDLFVSEVWTRLDPNDAAAIGILLYPMPTARFTHPLMRLPDDRDAFFYILNHTAKPNADAVSRVVANHYTIYQRGLELGITRYPFDAIPFSRHDWQRHFQPYWGRLVSTKRRYDPDNLLTPGQGIF